Genomic window (Drosophila ananassae strain 14024-0371.13 chromosome 3L, ASM1763931v2, whole genome shotgun sequence):
AAAACACGGCCAGATTCTATCTGTCCAGCTGTGACTGGGACATTGAGGTGAGATTTCGCGATGCCGGCACAATGATGCAGCAGTACTAATGCGCAGATGCACTTTTTCTTTATGTTCAGCAAGCTCTTGGAAATTACTGGAGCACCCAAGCGGATGTGCCGCTTCCAGCTCAAACGGTCGGGCAATCAGATAACCCAACTCCGAAAGCGAGACCCACTTCCAGCAGTggagcagcagcatcgacTGCCGAATCAGCGGCTAAAACCTCTGCTGATGTTGGACCCACGGGATCAAAGGCCAAGCCAAAGTAAGAAAATCCGTTGCTCGCCTTCAATGAATAGTAGCCCTCACTTCTGAACTAGGTTCGCCACCCTGAGCGATATGTCCAAGCAGCAGTCATCCAGCGACGATGAGCAGCAGGCCTTCTACGCCGGCGGCTCCGATCGTTCGGGGCAACAGGTCTTGGGCCCGCCGAAGCGTAAAAACTTCCGTGAACAATTAACCGACATGATGCGTTCTGCGCAGGAGCAGAATATTGCTGAGGTGGGCCCCACAaccagcagcggcggcggtggaGGTTCTGGCTCCAGTGGCAACGTCTGGGGCCAGGGAATGAGGCTGGGTATGACGGACAATGACCACACGGCTGTGGGCACCAGTCGTCCGGCCCAGACGTCTGAAAATAAGCCGGTGGTTGTCCTGAAGCTGTGGAGCCAAGGGTTCTCTATTGACGGAGGGGAGCTGCGTCACTATGACGATCCACAGAACAAAGAGTTCCTGGAGACCGTGATGCGCGGGTAAGTGATAGTCGTTCATCCCCACAATTATTTGTCAGCACCCATGCAACCCTTAAAGTCGAGATTGAGATTTGATTAATAATCGcgtgtgttttttttcttagAGAAATACCTCAGGAACTCTTGGAAATGGGTCGAATGGTTAACGTCGATGTGGAGGACCATAGGCATGAAGACTTTAAGCGCCAGGCAGTACCGCAGACGTTCAAGGGCTCCGGCCAGAAGCTAGGAAGTCCAGTGGCCAATGTGGTCACCGGAGAGCCAAAAGTTCCAGTTGCAGCACTGACCCCAGGAGAGGCTGCCAACCAAGAGGCTAGTGCCCGCAACGCTATCAATTTAAATTCCGAAGAGCCCTCAACCACTTTGCAGATTCGACTGGCAGATGGTTCTCGGCTGGCAGCGCAGTTCAACTTGTCGCACACCGTCTCAGATATTCGTCGATTCATCCAAACGTAAGCCAGCGATTCTGATCTCATATATAATATTCTGTTAAATTggtttattaaatattctaGGGCACGTCCTCAGTACTCATCTAGCAATTTCGTCCTGGTGTCCTCGTTTCCCACCCGTGAACTGAGTGACGACAGTTCCACTATCGAGAAGGCTGGCCTCAAGAACGCGGCTCTCATGCAGCGTCTTAAATAGATCCTAGGTTAAGTACGAAGAAGTCTATGAAATAAAACTGGATTTGATGCAGGCGGGCGAGCCACGGCCGGATCGGAGTCTTATAAATGTCTATTAATTATACAATATATCCAAATTATGTGAAAAATCTTTATGGCAGTCAAGCAATCTCTCAAATTATGAGCTACGTGTATAAATCTCAAACTAATTACTATAACAACTTATTCACTAATATTAGATGAGAAGGTGTACTTCGTTGCGCAGTCCGTTAATGTGCTCCATAAAATCCTGGCGAACCCCGTTGCGCCAGTCGTGCAGTCCATCCCGACCCACGTGGTCGCAATCCACATAGCGATGTACGAATGCTGCGGAGAGGGCCAATTCCACCTCTCCGGTGCTCGCCAACAGCTGGGAGGGTGGCAGCTCCAGGCGGTTTAGGAGCAACTTATACGGTGCCCGTCGCTCGGGGTCGTACTGCGAGTTGTCAGGCAGGAACTTCCCATTTTCGTCATAGCACACCGACATGGTGGCCAATTCAAAGCGAGTAGTCTCTGAGGAAAAGTGCCGCAGCTGTTGCTGCACTGATCCTTTGGTCCCATCTGCCGTAAATCGGGAATTGGGAAAGAAAAGTTCGTTCGGCTGTAGCAGAAGGGTAAACCCGGCTTGGTTTACATTTCGAAGTAGGCAATCGTTGTGGATGAGTTGGCGAACTCTTGAAACTGTTCCGTTTGTTTGTTGGAAGGGAAAGTTAAAGGGTAATCCGACCAAATGGATGTTGGTCCGGT
Coding sequences:
- the LOC6496517 gene encoding NSFL1 cofactor p47; protein product: MASQGDLIAQFIEITGSDENTARFYLSSCDWDIEQALGNYWSTQADVPLPAQTVGQSDNPTPKARPTSSSGAAASTAESAAKTSADVGPTGSKAKPKFATLSDMSKQQSSSDDEQQAFYAGGSDRSGQQVLGPPKRKNFREQLTDMMRSAQEQNIAEVGPTTSSGGGGGSGSSGNVWGQGMRLGMTDNDHTAVGTSRPAQTSENKPVVVLKLWSQGFSIDGGELRHYDDPQNKEFLETVMRGEIPQELLEMGRMVNVDVEDHRHEDFKRQAVPQTFKGSGQKLGSPVANVVTGEPKVPVAALTPGEAANQEASARNAINLNSEEPSTTLQIRLADGSRLAAQFNLSHTVSDIRRFIQTARPQYSSSNFVLVSSFPTRELSDDSSTIEKAGLKNAALMQRLK